The Bacteroides sp. AN502(2024) DNA segment CACGGTTGCCTTGTCGACTGCTACCGAAGGAGCGGAAATACGCTATACGCTGGATGGCAGTGAGCCTACCATCTCTTCCCCGCTTTACACCGGACCGTTCGAGGTCGACCATACCGTAACGGTGAAAGCCCTCGGATTCAAAGAGGGATTCCGCCCCAGTCGTATCCTGTCTATCGAAGCCACTAAAGCAGAACTGAAAGCCTGTCTCTCGGTCAATCCAACTCGTCACGGTACCGTATATCAATATTACGAGGGAATTTATCAGCGGGTGGCAGACATGGAATCAAAGCCTTTAAAGGAAACCGGTATTCTGCCCGAGCCTTCCATTGCGGGTGCTAAGCGGGCAGATCACTTCGGATACATCTTCTCCGGACTGATCCTTGTTCCTGAAGATGGCGTCTACACCTTCCAAACCCGGTCGGATGATGGTAGTGTCCTCTACATCGACAACCAACGCGTGGCGGATAATGACGGTTCACATGCCGCCATCCCTGCTACCGGACGTATTGCCTTGCGGAAAGGTTTCCATGCCTATAAACTCTATTATTTTGAGGATTATGAGGGCGAACACCTCAGTTGGGCTTGGCAACTGCCATCCGCCAATGAGTTCACGCCCATTCCGGCATCGGCTTTGTATCTGAAATGAGGCGGATAAAGGGCTCGAAGAAACTGTAATAAACGAATAAACAACTCATATCAACCATGAAAAAAATAGCTTTTTTATCTGTATTGATTTTCGCTGCGTCATGCGGTGAGGTGAAACAGAAGCAGACTGTAGTATCTGAACCTATCAACGTGATGTCGTTCAACATACGTTATGATAATCCCGAAGACAGTCTGGATAATTGGGAATTCCGAAAAGAGCGTGCCGCCACTGCCATTCTTTTCTATGATGTAGATGTGCTGGGAACACAGGAGGTGTTGCATAACCAGCTGGGAGACCTCAAGCAACGCCTGCCGGAGTACGAAGTCGTAGGCGTAGGGCGTGAGGACGGAAAGGAGAAAGGGGAATATAGCGCTCTTTGGTATAAGAGGCACCGTTTCGATTTGCTCGATTCGGGCTCTTTCTGGTTGAGTGAAACGCCCGAGATTCCCGGCTCTAAAGGATGGGATGGCGCTTGCGAGCGTATCGCTTCATGGGCGAAACTGAAAGATAGGACCTCCGGCAAGGACTTTTTTGCTTTGAACACTCATCTGGATCATGTGGGTGTCGTGGCGCGACGCGAAGGAGTCAGCCTCATACTGGACAGAGTGAGTCAATTGAGTGGCGGACTACCGGTGATTGTCACGGGAGATTTCAACTCGGAGCCGGATTCGGATGTTATCAGGCACGTGACTGATCCTGCTAATCCGAAGCATCTGACGGATGCTCGTCTGTTGGCGCCTGTTGTTTACGGTCCGGCATGGAGTTTCCATGATTTCGGAAGGATTCCTTATCGGAATCGTTCGTTGATCGACTATATATTCGTTGGCAATGGGTTCAAGGTGCTTAAATATGGCGTGTTGGCCGAAACGGAGAATGACTCTTTCCTGTCAGACCATGCACCCGTTCTTGTGACAGTTGAATAAGGGGCTTAAATCGTATAAAGTATTTCTTTGATAGCTAATGATAAAAACAATAACCATGAAGAATATGTGGAAAGGCTGCATATTGGCAGTATGGACCGTTGCGTTATTGCCGGCCTGTGTATTTGCGCAAGAGCGTCGTGATAAGGAACAAACGTATGTGTTGGACCATCCGTATGAAGTAACCAAGATAGCGCCGCCGAAAGGAAAGAAAGTCAAAAATGTAATTTTGATGATAGGGGACGGCATGAGTCTCATGCACGTTTATTCGGCATGGACTGCCAACCGTGGAAAGTTGTACCTGGATAATTGCCAGGCCGTTGGGCTTTCCAAAACTTATTGCTCCGATAAACTGGTTACAGATTCCGGGGCGGGTGGTACTGCGTTGGCCACCGGGCACAAGACCAATTATCATGCCGTAGGGGTAGATACGGAAGGGCGTCCCTTGAAATCGTTGGTGGATTATGCTGCCGCAAAAGGCAAGTCAACAGGCATAGCAGTGACCTGCCGTCTTTGGGATGCGACTCCTGCCGACTTCTGTTGTCACAATAAAGATAGGGATGCCGAAGCGGAGATTGTGACGGATTATGTGAATTGTGGCGTGGATTACGCTTTTGGCGGTGGCGCCAAGCTTTTCGAGAATCGCGCAGACGGTCGCAATCTGTTTGAGGAACTGCGTGCCAATGGTTATCAGACTCCTCGCAGTTGGGAGGAATTGGTAGCCATAAAGAGCGGAAAGGTCTTTGCTGTTCCTTATCCGGTAGATACCCCGCTTCCGGCAGAACGCGGTGACCTCCTCGCGCGCGCTTCGCTGAAAGGCATTGAGTTGTTGAATCAGAACAAGAATGGCTTCTTCATGATGATAGAAGGATCACAGTTGGACGATTACGGACACTTTAACGACCTTGACTTGTTGATGCAGGAAACGCATGACTTCGACCGTACGATTGGCGCTATCTATAAATGGGCTGCCGAAGATGGAGAGACGTTAGTGATAGTGACAGCCGACCATGAAACCGGTGGACTTACGCTGATAGACGGTGACTTGAACGAGGGTAAGATTGTGTGTAAGTTCTCTACAGGCGGCCATAGTGGCGTGATGGTTCCGGTCTATGCCTTTGGTCCCGGAGCCGAAGAATTCACCGGTATTTATGAGAATACTGCCATTTGCGGAAAAATAAAGAAATTACTCGGTCTATAAATACATAAACAACTATTTCCCATGCTGAAACATATCCTAATCACCGGCTTGATAACCTGTTCCCCGCTAACTGTCCTGAATGCCCAGAACAATGATACGCCGGGCAATTATAAGCTACCTTATAAAAACACATATATCAAGGAGCCTTTAGTCACTGAGAATGAGTATCGCGTGGCCAAACCGGAGACGATAAAACCAAAGAGTTTCGCGGAAGCCCGGCAAATATTGCCTAATCCCATTTGGGCGGGGCATGCGAAAGAGCTTGAAATGTACTGGAGGGCATGGGAAATAGCTATTGGAAACATTCGTGCTCCCCAACCCGGATCGGGTTTCGTATCGAGTTACCTCGATACGGCGTACAATGGAAATATCTTCATGTGGGATTCTTCATTTATCCTGATGTTCGCCCGTTACGGCGCCCGTTTCTTTCCTTTCCAGCGTACACTGGATAACTTCTATGCCAAGCAACATCCCGATGGCTTTATCTGTCGGGAGATCAAGGCGGACGGTGCAGACTGTTTCGAACGATACGATCCCACCAGTACAGGACCGAACCTGATGCCTTGGTGCGAGATGGTCTATTATCATCAGTTTGGTGACACGGAACGTCTGCACAAAATATTCCCCGTGCTTTGCGGATATTACAAATGGCTTAAACTCAACCGCACTTGGCGAAACGGCACTTATTGGTCCAGCGGTTGGGGGACAGGTATGGACAACATGCCGCGCGTGCCCTCCCAATACAATCCGATCTATAGCCACGGCCATATGATTTGGTTGGATACCAATCTGCAACAACTCTTCACCGCCAACCTCCTGCTGGAAATGGGATTCTACCTGGAACGCTGGCAGGAGATTGAAGATTTGGAGACCGAGGCACAGATGTTGGAAAAATACATCCGGGAGAATCTGTGGGATGAAAAAAGCGGATTCCTGTATGACCGGTATGCCGATGGCAGCCTTTGCCAAACCAAAGGCATCGGTGCTTTCTGGGCCTTATATACCAATGTGCTTGACACTGTCCGAATGGATTGCTTGGTGAGAGAGCTGGACAATCCCACCACCTTCAAACGCGAATTCCGTGTACCATCACTCTCTGCCGATAATCCCAAATATAAAGCGAATGGACGCTATTGGCAAGGAGGAATCTGGCCCGGAACGAACTATATGGTCATGCGGGGACTGATGAGAAAGGGCTATCGGAAGATGGCGCGGGAGATTGCACTCAACCATTACGGTCAAGTGTTGCAAGTCTATAAAAAGACCGGAACCTTCTGGGAATATTATGCTCCCGAAAGTGCCGAACCGGGCTTTATGGCTCGCAAGGAGTTTGTCGGTTGGGCGGGGCTTCCACCCATTGCCGAGCTCATTGAGTTTATTATTGGTATCCAAGGAGACTATGCCAAGCAACAAATCGCTTGGGATTTGAACCTGACGGAAGCCAACGGCATCGAGCGATATCCCTTCGGTCCCGATGGCATGATCACCCTCAAGGCGGCAGCCCGTCGTTCCGCTACCGATGAACCCCGCATTACGGTAGATACGAATGTGGCGTTTGAATTGCTGGTACGTTACGGTGAGAAAGAGAAAAAGATTCAGGTTACTCCCGGTAAGCATACCTATTAATTCTTGTATACAATATGATAAGGAAGATATGTCGGATGGGCTTTTTGTCACTTTGCCTCTTCGCTTGCGGAGGCGGGCAACAGGTTGAACAGGCGGATTGCCCCATCATCCCCCTGCCCAATGAAGTGAAGATAACGGGGGGCAGCTACACCCTACAGGGTGAAACAACCATATCCCTGCCCGACGGTGAGGCTCCGCTGAAAGTGTTCCGCTATCTGGCAGATGCCTTAAAGAACACTGCCGTATCTCTTAAGCGGGTGGCACTCACCGAACAGGCTGCCATCACTTTCCGAACCGACAGCACGATGGCGGACGAAGCTTATATGTTGGAAGTTACCGCTGATGGCATCACTGCCCGCTCTAATGCTACGGGAGCCGGGCTGTTCTATGCCGTTCAGTCGCTGTTGCAGTTGATGCCGGTAGAAATATGCAATGCCGCTGTGCAGTGGAAAACTCCCATTGAAATACCTGCGCTCAGCATTACGGATGCGCCCCGCTTTCCGCACCGGGGAGCCATGATGGATGTGGGGCGTAACTTCCTGCCCAAGGAAGAGGTGCTGAAGTTTCTGGATTTGATGGCGGTGTACAAACTGAATAAGTTTCATTTCCATCTGACGGACGATCAGGGATGGAGGATTGAAATCAAGAAATACCCGAATCTGGTAGAAGTCGGTTCGCGCCGTAGCCGGACGCAGATCGGTCACAGCGATTATTACCATCCGCGTCGTTTTGACGATAAAGAACGGCACGGATACTACACGCAGGAAGAAATCAGAGAGATTGTGGCATACGCTGCCGATCGTTTTATCACCGTCATCCCTGAAATAGAGATGCCCGGACACTCCTCCGCCGCCTTGGCTGCATATCCGGAACTCTCCTGCGGATTGGGAAAGACGTATGTGGTGCGCGACTACTTCGATGTGTTTGATGAAGTCTATTGCCCCAAAGAGAACACTTTCACTTTTCTGGAAGATGTGTTGACAGAGGTCATGGAACTTTTCCCGAGCCACTACATCCATATCGGGGGCGATGAATGCCCCAAGAAAGCATGGAAAAAGTGTGAGCATTGCCAGGCTCTGATGAAGCGGGAAGGGCTGAAGGACGAGGAGGCGTTGCAGAGCCGGTTTATCCATCGCATGGAGCGGTTTGTCAACAGTAAGGGACGCGACATCATCGGATGGGACGAGATTCTGGAGGGGGGACTGGCTCCCAATGCCACTGTAATGTCTTGGCGCGGTGAAGCCGGAGGCATTGAGGCGGCCCGTCAGAGACATAAAGTGATCATGACACCGGGCGATTGGTGTTATTTCGACCACTATCAGGAGAGTCCCGAGTTTGCACCGCTTGCCATTGGAAGTTTCCTTCCGTTGGACAGTGTATATGGGTATAACCCGCTTCCATCGGCATTGAACGCTGAAGAGCAGTCGTACATCATCGGTACACAGGCGAACATTTGGGGAGAATATATCCCGACACCCGAATATTTTGAGTACATGGCTTTTCCCCGTCTGCTTGCCATGGCTGAGGTGCAGTGGACCCAACCCCGGCATAAGAATTTTGAGAAATTCTCCCGTCGGCTGGACAAAGAGTTCGGACGGCTGGACCGCCGTGGAGTCAATGCCTGCCGGAATTTCTATGAGGTTCACTTTGCCGGAGCTTGGAATACCAATCAGAACCGATATGAGGTGACACTGCGAACCTATGCTCCCGATGCTGAAATCTATTATTCGCTGAGTGATTCGGCGGTGTCTCCCGTCGCCTCTTTACGTTACGGAGAGCCGGTGGAGCTGTCGGCGGATGCCACCCTTTATGCGGCTGCCTATCGAGATGGTAAACCGTTGGGAAAAGTCACCCGAAAATCGTTTGCCGTCAATAAGGCTACGGGAGTTTCTTACGAATCACGACCCGTGCCGGAGGAAAAGGTCAATCGTGGCACCGGTCTGACGGATGGGGTACGGGGATATGCGCGGGACTTGCGCCGTTGGTCGATCTATGATAAAGACACCGTTGAAGTGACAATCGATTTAGGCAGGGAAATGCCCGTAACGAAAGTGGCATTCGCTTCTCTGTGGCGTCCTTACGACCGGCTTTGGCCCGTCCGCGGGCTGGAAGTCCTTGCTTCATCGGACAGGGTGGCTTTTACTCCGGTGAAAAGCCGGGCATTCAATTACGACTATACACCAACGGAGGCTACCCGTTTCCCCGTAGCACTCTCCTTGCCGGGTACTACCGCCCGGTATCTCCGTCTGGTCTTTGTGTCGGATGCTCCTTATAAGGGATATTATGGCGAAGGTAATCCGAGCCGGATTGCCCTCGATGAAATTGAGATTTATTAAGAAAAGGAGAGGGCGCGATCGGGAGCTGATTGTACCCTCTTTTTTAACAAATTAAATAGATAAGAATGAAAAAGAACATTACATTATTGCTTTTAGGAGTATGTATGATACTCCCTATCCGGATGCGGGCACAGTCACAGCATCGGTTTGCCTTTAAGAAAGGAGCGTTTACCGTTGCTCAGTTTACCGATCTGCATTGGACGCCTCAATCGGGCCGATGCGCTGAAACCGCTGCTACCATCCGTGCCGTATTGACGGCGGAGTGCCCGGATATTGCCATACTGACCGGTGATGTGGTCACTGCCGACCCCGCTCTTCAGGGCTGGAAAGAGGTGGTAAGCATCTTCAGCGAGGCCAAAATCCCTTTTGTGGTGACAATGGGTAATCACGATGCGGAGTATCTGACCAAGAACGAAATTTACGACTTCCTGCTGCAATCCCCCTATTATGCGGGAGCCAAAGGACCGGAAGGAATAGGGGGATGTGGCAACTGTGTCATTCCCATTTTCGATTCGGATCGGCAGACTGCCGTCAAGTCGCTGCTCTATTGCATCGACTCTAATGATTATCAGCCGAACAAACTGTATGGCGCCTACGATTGGATACATTTCGACCAAGTGGCCTGGTATCGGAAACAAAGCGGGGAATTTACTGCGGCCAACGGGGGTAAACCCTTGCCTGCATTGGCTTTTTTCCATATTCCGTTGCTTGAATATAACGAAATCAGGGGCGACGGAAAAACGTATGGCAATGACAAGGAGGGGGGAGTGGCTTCTTCCAACATCAATTCGGGCATGTTCGCTTCGTTTCTCGAGATGAAAGATGTGATGGGAATATTCGCGGGACACGATCACGACAATGATTATTTAGGTATTAATAAAGGCATTCTGTTGGGCTACGGACGGGTGACCGGTGCCGATGCCTACGGGTCACTGGTTCGCGGTGCGCGCATCATCCGTATGTATGAAAACCGGTTTAAGTTTGATACTTGGA contains these protein-coding regions:
- a CDS encoding trehalase family glycosidase; the encoded protein is MLKHILITGLITCSPLTVLNAQNNDTPGNYKLPYKNTYIKEPLVTENEYRVAKPETIKPKSFAEARQILPNPIWAGHAKELEMYWRAWEIAIGNIRAPQPGSGFVSSYLDTAYNGNIFMWDSSFILMFARYGARFFPFQRTLDNFYAKQHPDGFICREIKADGADCFERYDPTSTGPNLMPWCEMVYYHQFGDTERLHKIFPVLCGYYKWLKLNRTWRNGTYWSSGWGTGMDNMPRVPSQYNPIYSHGHMIWLDTNLQQLFTANLLLEMGFYLERWQEIEDLETEAQMLEKYIRENLWDEKSGFLYDRYADGSLCQTKGIGAFWALYTNVLDTVRMDCLVRELDNPTTFKREFRVPSLSADNPKYKANGRYWQGGIWPGTNYMVMRGLMRKGYRKMAREIALNHYGQVLQVYKKTGTFWEYYAPESAEPGFMARKEFVGWAGLPPIAELIEFIIGIQGDYAKQQIAWDLNLTEANGIERYPFGPDGMITLKAAARRSATDEPRITVDTNVAFELLVRYGEKEKKIQVTPGKHTY
- a CDS encoding alkaline phosphatase; the encoded protein is MWKGCILAVWTVALLPACVFAQERRDKEQTYVLDHPYEVTKIAPPKGKKVKNVILMIGDGMSLMHVYSAWTANRGKLYLDNCQAVGLSKTYCSDKLVTDSGAGGTALATGHKTNYHAVGVDTEGRPLKSLVDYAAAKGKSTGIAVTCRLWDATPADFCCHNKDRDAEAEIVTDYVNCGVDYAFGGGAKLFENRADGRNLFEELRANGYQTPRSWEELVAIKSGKVFAVPYPVDTPLPAERGDLLARASLKGIELLNQNKNGFFMMIEGSQLDDYGHFNDLDLLMQETHDFDRTIGAIYKWAAEDGETLVIVTADHETGGLTLIDGDLNEGKIVCKFSTGGHSGVMVPVYAFGPGAEEFTGIYENTAICGKIKKLLGL
- a CDS encoding endonuclease/exonuclease/phosphatase family protein gives rise to the protein MKKIAFLSVLIFAASCGEVKQKQTVVSEPINVMSFNIRYDNPEDSLDNWEFRKERAATAILFYDVDVLGTQEVLHNQLGDLKQRLPEYEVVGVGREDGKEKGEYSALWYKRHRFDLLDSGSFWLSETPEIPGSKGWDGACERIASWAKLKDRTSGKDFFALNTHLDHVGVVARREGVSLILDRVSQLSGGLPVIVTGDFNSEPDSDVIRHVTDPANPKHLTDARLLAPVVYGPAWSFHDFGRIPYRNRSLIDYIFVGNGFKVLKYGVLAETENDSFLSDHAPVLVTVE
- a CDS encoding family 20 glycosylhydrolase, which translates into the protein MIRKICRMGFLSLCLFACGGGQQVEQADCPIIPLPNEVKITGGSYTLQGETTISLPDGEAPLKVFRYLADALKNTAVSLKRVALTEQAAITFRTDSTMADEAYMLEVTADGITARSNATGAGLFYAVQSLLQLMPVEICNAAVQWKTPIEIPALSITDAPRFPHRGAMMDVGRNFLPKEEVLKFLDLMAVYKLNKFHFHLTDDQGWRIEIKKYPNLVEVGSRRSRTQIGHSDYYHPRRFDDKERHGYYTQEEIREIVAYAADRFITVIPEIEMPGHSSAALAAYPELSCGLGKTYVVRDYFDVFDEVYCPKENTFTFLEDVLTEVMELFPSHYIHIGGDECPKKAWKKCEHCQALMKREGLKDEEALQSRFIHRMERFVNSKGRDIIGWDEILEGGLAPNATVMSWRGEAGGIEAARQRHKVIMTPGDWCYFDHYQESPEFAPLAIGSFLPLDSVYGYNPLPSALNAEEQSYIIGTQANIWGEYIPTPEYFEYMAFPRLLAMAEVQWTQPRHKNFEKFSRRLDKEFGRLDRRGVNACRNFYEVHFAGAWNTNQNRYEVTLRTYAPDAEIYYSLSDSAVSPVASLRYGEPVELSADATLYAAAYRDGKPLGKVTRKSFAVNKATGVSYESRPVPEEKVNRGTGLTDGVRGYARDLRRWSIYDKDTVEVTIDLGREMPVTKVAFASLWRPYDRLWPVRGLEVLASSDRVAFTPVKSRAFNYDYTPTEATRFPVALSLPGTTARYLRLVFVSDAPYKGYYGEGNPSRIALDEIEIY
- a CDS encoding metallophosphoesterase, yielding MKKNITLLLLGVCMILPIRMRAQSQHRFAFKKGAFTVAQFTDLHWTPQSGRCAETAATIRAVLTAECPDIAILTGDVVTADPALQGWKEVVSIFSEAKIPFVVTMGNHDAEYLTKNEIYDFLLQSPYYAGAKGPEGIGGCGNCVIPIFDSDRQTAVKSLLYCIDSNDYQPNKLYGAYDWIHFDQVAWYRKQSGEFTAANGGKPLPALAFFHIPLLEYNEIRGDGKTYGNDKEGGVASSNINSGMFASFLEMKDVMGIFAGHDHDNDYLGINKGILLGYGRVTGADAYGSLVRGARIIRMYENRFKFDTWIATAAGRETSYYYPSGLNSEEERGMTYLPAVKAPAGKRPGVSYTYYEGNCRKVADIDGCTPVKKGEMPGFSIKEAALADHFAYRFRTLIHIPERGVYRFYTYSDDGSVLRIDGKQVVDNDGGHSARRAEGKVALEQGYHHLELLYFEDYMGEELEVGYSGRNIPETVLPAGMLFLPD